A single Myxocyprinus asiaticus isolate MX2 ecotype Aquarium Trade chromosome 50, UBuf_Myxa_2, whole genome shotgun sequence DNA region contains:
- the LOC127439252 gene encoding BTB/POZ domain-containing protein KCTD6-like: MENGDWAHMMTDTVTLNVGGHLYTTSLSTLQRYPDSMLGAMFRGDFPTTQDAQGNYFIDRDGPLFRYVLNFLRTSKLTLPCDFKETELLRKEADFYQIEPLIQCLSDTKPLYPLDTFEQVVELSSTRKLSKYSNPVAVIITQLTITTKVHSLLEGISNNFTRWNKHMMDTRDFQVSFTFGPCDYHQEVSLRVHLVEYISKQGFIIRNTRVHHMSERANENTVEHHWTFCRVAQKVED; this comes from the coding sequence ATGACGGACACAGTTACCTTAAATGTTGGTGGGCACTTGTACACCACATCGCTGTCCACTCTGCAGCGTTATCCAGACTCTATGTTGGGCGCCATGTTCCGTGGTGATTTTCCAACCACGCAAGATGCCCAGGGCAACTATTTCATAGATCGGGATGGTCCTCTATTTCGTTACGTCTTGAACTTCCTACGAACCTCAAAACTGACACTACCATGTGACTTCAAAGAGACAGAGCTCCTCAGGAAGGAAGCCGACTTCTACCAGATAGAACCCTTGATCCAGTGTTTAAGCGACACCAAACCTCTTTATCCTCTGGACACTTTTGAGCAAGTGGTAGAGCTTTCGAGTACTCGTAAACTCTCCAAGTACTCAAATCCAGTGGCTGTCATTATTACCCAACTCACCATAACCACCAAAGTCCACTCGTTGCTTGAAGGTATCTCCAACAACTTCACCAGATGGAATAAACACATGATGGATACCAGAGACTTTCAAGTGTCATTTACCTTTGGACCATGCGACTACCATCAGGAGGTCTCCCTTAGAGTGCATTTGGTGGAGTACATCTCCAAGCAAGGTTTCATTATTCGAAACACACGGGTACATCATATGAGTGAACGTGCCAATGAGAATACAGTGGAACACCATTGGACTTTCTGTAGAGTCGCACAGAAGGTTGAGGACTGA